In Jejubacter calystegiae, the following are encoded in one genomic region:
- a CDS encoding c-type cytochrome — translation MSFQAWGQDDAGLMKKGEYLSRLGDCMACHSVSGKPAYSGGLAIKSDLGTIYSTNITPDKIHGIGNYSEQQFADAVRKGILPDGTRLYPAMPYPDYAKMSDEDMRALYTWFMKGVAPSDVQPPETKLSFPFSQRWGMRFWNLVFTSDKPFQPIGGASAQVNRGAYIVEGAGHCGSCHTPRGIGMQEKALDSSDETFLSGGNLNGWEVPSLRGLPRWSEQEIVDYLQTGRNDKAAVGGEMTSVVEHSSSYMSAEDLQAIAAYLKFLGGNPALQRDDEGARQATEAKLAAGRHLSEGERLYIDNCGACHFASGKGAPGIFPQIQGATIVNAQEPGGLIHTILAGAQLPSTAKAPSELAMPGFAKRLSDEEVAQLATFVRQGWGNKAPAVTKEQVAHVRESLETKK, via the coding sequence ATGTCTTTTCAGGCCTGGGGGCAGGACGATGCCGGGTTAATGAAAAAAGGCGAGTATCTGTCGCGTCTGGGGGACTGTATGGCGTGCCACTCCGTTTCCGGAAAGCCCGCTTATTCCGGGGGGTTGGCGATTAAGTCAGATCTGGGAACCATCTATTCAACCAACATCACCCCGGATAAGATCCACGGTATTGGCAACTACAGCGAACAACAGTTTGCGGATGCCGTACGCAAAGGGATTCTTCCTGATGGCACCCGGTTGTATCCGGCGATGCCGTATCCCGACTACGCGAAGATGAGCGATGAGGATATGCGCGCCCTGTACACCTGGTTTATGAAAGGCGTGGCGCCCAGCGACGTGCAGCCGCCGGAAACGAAACTGAGTTTCCCGTTCAGCCAGCGCTGGGGTATGCGCTTCTGGAATCTGGTGTTTACCTCCGATAAGCCTTTCCAGCCTATTGGCGGGGCATCTGCTCAGGTTAACCGCGGCGCCTATATCGTCGAGGGAGCGGGCCATTGCGGCAGTTGCCATACGCCGCGCGGTATTGGCATGCAGGAAAAGGCGCTGGACAGCAGCGATGAGACGTTCCTGTCTGGCGGTAATCTCAATGGCTGGGAGGTGCCATCCCTGCGAGGCCTGCCGCGCTGGAGCGAACAGGAGATCGTCGATTATCTGCAGACGGGGCGTAACGATAAAGCAGCCGTGGGCGGAGAGATGACTTCAGTGGTTGAACACAGCAGTTCGTATATGAGCGCAGAGGATCTTCAGGCCATTGCCGCATACCTGAAGTTTCTGGGGGGCAACCCGGCGTTGCAGCGGGATGATGAAGGTGCTCGTCAGGCAACGGAAGCGAAGCTGGCGGCGGGACGCCATCTGAGTGAAGGGGAACGGCTGTATATTGATAACTGTGGGGCCTGCCATTTTGCGAGCGGTAAAGGTGCGCCAGGCATTTTCCCGCAGATTCAGGGGGCGACCATTGTTAATGCACAGGAGCCGGGAGGTTTAATTCATACCATCCTGGCGGGCGCGCAGTTACCGTCTACCGCGAAAGCGCCTTCCGAACTGGCCATGCCGGGATTCGCGAAACGACTGAGCGATGAGGAGGTGGCGCAACTGGCGACCTTTGTGCGTCAGGGCTGGGGCAATAAGGCTCCGGCGGTGACAAAAGAACAGGTTGCCCATGTGCGAGAATCATTAGAAACAAAGAAGTAA
- a CDS encoding MFS transporter, with protein MSRTTTVTPAAAGMRDEDAAPAAAASHIRRGTPAFMRATLALFSAGLATFALVYCVQPILPILSHEFGISPASASVSLSVTTALLAVGMLFTGPISDAVGRKPVMVTALLLASCCALLATVMTSWHGILVMRALTGLALSGVAAVGMTWLSEEMHPSVAAFSMGLYISGNSIGGMSGRLLSGVMTDVVGWRIALAVIACFALASALMFWKILPASRHFRPTSLRPKTLFINFRLHWRDKALPWLFAEGFLLMGAFVTLFNYIGYRLMQSPWHLSQAVVGLLSVAYLTGTWSSPRAGALSARHGRGPIILLFTGVMLAGLLMTLSGWLWLIFAGMLLFTAGFFGAHSVASSWIGIRARRAKGQASSLYLFSYYMGSSLAGTSGGWFWHDYGWHGVTAFIGALLVIALLVGHHLHRSRA; from the coding sequence TTGAGTCGTACAACCACCGTCACCCCCGCCGCTGCCGGGATGCGTGACGAAGATGCCGCACCGGCAGCAGCGGCCAGCCATATCCGGCGCGGCACACCTGCCTTTATGCGCGCCACCCTGGCACTTTTTTCTGCCGGACTCGCCACCTTCGCGTTGGTGTACTGCGTCCAGCCAATTCTCCCCATCCTCTCGCACGAATTTGGTATTTCACCGGCCAGCGCCAGCGTGTCGCTGTCGGTCACCACGGCGCTACTGGCGGTGGGTATGCTATTCACCGGCCCCATCTCCGATGCCGTGGGCCGTAAGCCGGTGATGGTCACCGCGCTGCTACTCGCCTCCTGTTGCGCCCTGCTGGCAACGGTAATGACCAGCTGGCACGGCATTCTGGTGATGCGCGCCTTGACCGGCCTGGCGCTCAGCGGCGTGGCGGCAGTGGGTATGACCTGGCTGAGTGAAGAGATGCACCCCAGCGTGGCGGCCTTTTCCATGGGGCTGTATATCAGCGGCAACTCCATTGGCGGGATGAGCGGCCGCCTGCTGAGCGGCGTGATGACCGATGTGGTGGGCTGGCGCATCGCGCTGGCGGTTATCGCCTGTTTTGCACTGGCCTCGGCTCTGATGTTCTGGAAGATTCTGCCAGCTTCGCGCCACTTCCGCCCGACATCGCTACGCCCGAAAACGCTGTTTATCAACTTCCGCCTGCACTGGCGCGACAAGGCGCTGCCGTGGCTGTTCGCCGAAGGATTCCTGCTGATGGGGGCCTTCGTGACGCTGTTTAACTACATCGGCTACCGTCTGATGCAGTCCCCCTGGCATCTGAGCCAGGCCGTGGTGGGGCTACTTTCCGTCGCCTATCTGACCGGCACCTGGAGTTCCCCGCGGGCAGGCGCCCTTTCGGCGCGCCACGGCCGCGGGCCGATTATTCTGCTGTTTACCGGGGTGATGCTGGCGGGACTGCTGATGACCCTGAGCGGCTGGCTGTGGCTGATTTTCGCCGGTATGCTGTTGTTCACCGCTGGCTTCTTCGGCGCCCACTCGGTGGCCAGTAGCTGGATCGGCATCCGGGCACGGCGCGCCAAAGGTCAGGCGTCATCGCTCTATCTGTTCAGCTACTATATGGGGTCGAGCCTGGCGGGCACCAGCGGCGGCTGGTTCTGGCACGACTACGGCTGGCATGGCGTAACCGCCTTTATCGGCGCGCTGCTGGTTATCGCCCTGCTGGTGGGCCATCACCTGCATCGCAGCCGCGCCTGA
- a CDS encoding LysR family transcriptional regulator — translation MNIELRHLRYFVAVAEELHFGRAAARLNISQPPLSQQIQTLEQEVGARLLARNNRSVQLTEAGRQFLGDVRQILGQVEAAAARAARLHHGETGELRIGFTSSAPFIRTVSDSLSTFRRLWPEVHIETVENTTRALIAPLNEGELELGLMRNTVLPETLDWHLILREPLLAVVHQDNPLARRSTISLCDLASEPFVFFDPRVGTGLYDDILNLLRRHGVTPYITQEVGEAMTIIGLVAAGLGVSILPASFRRVQLAETVWVPFSEQQAVSEMWLVWPKHREIGASARRLAQLLKGKTTPEAQ, via the coding sequence ATGAATATTGAGTTGCGTCATCTGCGTTACTTCGTGGCCGTAGCGGAAGAGCTGCATTTTGGGCGCGCCGCCGCGCGTCTGAACATCTCCCAGCCGCCCCTTAGCCAGCAAATCCAGACTCTGGAGCAGGAGGTGGGGGCCCGTCTGCTGGCGCGTAATAATCGTAGCGTGCAACTGACCGAGGCAGGTCGCCAGTTTCTGGGCGATGTCCGTCAGATTCTGGGCCAGGTCGAGGCTGCCGCGGCACGGGCCGCTCGTCTGCACCACGGAGAAACTGGCGAACTGCGTATCGGTTTTACCTCATCCGCGCCCTTTATTCGTACGGTTTCCGACAGTCTTTCCACCTTTCGTCGCCTGTGGCCGGAAGTGCATATCGAGACGGTAGAAAACACCACCCGGGCGCTGATTGCGCCGCTTAACGAGGGAGAGCTGGAGCTGGGGTTGATGCGCAATACCGTGCTGCCGGAGACGCTGGACTGGCATCTGATTCTGCGTGAGCCGCTGCTGGCGGTGGTCCACCAGGATAATCCGCTGGCGCGGCGCTCAACGATTTCATTGTGCGATCTGGCCAGCGAACCCTTTGTCTTTTTCGACCCCAGAGTGGGGACCGGCCTTTATGACGACATCCTTAACCTGCTGCGCCGCCATGGTGTGACTCCCTACATTACCCAGGAAGTGGGGGAAGCGATGACCATTATCGGGCTGGTGGCGGCGGGCCTGGGCGTCAGTATTTTGCCCGCTTCCTTCCGCCGGGTGCAGCTGGCAGAAACGGTCTGGGTTCCTTTTAGCGAACAGCAAGCGGTTTCCGAGATGTGGCTGGTCTGGCCAAAACACCGGGAGATTGGGGCCTCAGCCCGTCGTCTGGCGCAACTTTTGAAAGGTAAAACGACGCCAGAAGCGCAGTAA